The nucleotide sequence CCACGTTCTGGCCGGCCACCCCAACGAACGGATGTCGGAACAATATGCCACGCAAGGCGGCCTGTCCGTGCTGTCCGCCGCACTTGGCGGGGCCTCCAGCGCGAGCAACCAGGCCCTCATGTCCGCACTCGGCGTCGGCGCCCAGGTCGGCATTCTGTTGCCATTTTCGCGCGCCCAGGAAAGCGAGGCCGATCTCATCGGGCTGGAACTCATGGCCCGGGCCGGCTTCGATCCTCGCCAGTCGGTCAAGCTGTGGCAGAACATGACGGCCGCGTCGCATGGCCAGCAGCCCAATCAGTTTCTTTCGACCCACCCATCGAACGACAACCGGATCCAGGCGCTGGAAGCGCACATGAACAAGGCGATGCAACTCTATCATCAGGCCAACCATCATCCGCACTGCCCGCATCCCTGACGCCCCTATTGCCACCAGCCGTGGCGGCGTGCGGCCCGGCACCGGGCGCTTCAGAGCCTATTCCAATAGGCTCTTACTCAAAACGGGTATTGCGGTGGGCTACAAAAGCGGTAGACTTCGATCAAGGTGGCTTCGTGCCACATTCCGTTGGTCTTAGTTTTGGTGTCATTGACGAGTCCGGACGGTTTTAAAGTAATGACACACGTTTGTTAGCTAGGATCAGTCCAGATGAATATTTACGTCGGCAACCTGTCGTGGAACACCACGGACGACGACCTGCGCACCGCCTTCGAGGCGTTCGGAGAAGTGTCTTCCGCGAAGGTCATCATGGATCGCGAGACCGGGCGTTCGCGCGGTTTCGGATTCGTAGAAATGTCCGATGACAACGCGGCCCGCCAGGCCATCGAAGGCATGAACGACAAGGACCTGCAGGGTCGTTCACTGCGTGTCAACGAAGCCCGTCCGCGTGATGATCGCCCCCGCGGCCCGCGTCGCTTCTAAAACAAAACCGCTGATCGTAGCGGGTCGGTCGCAGGCCGGCCCGCGCGTGTGCATCGAGCCGGTCGTGTTCGCATGGCCGGCTTTTTTCGTGTCGCGCTGATGGTGCAGGTGTTCAATCGCCGCCAGCGGTGAACACCGAGGCCGGGAAACGCAGCGTCGTATAAGGCAGATGCACGCGACGCATCACGACCAGCGCGAACAGCAGCGGGTTCACGTCGTAGATGGCGTGCAAGGGCGCGACCTCGGCGCGGGTGATGAAGCCGGCGCCGGCCAGTGCGTCCAGATCGATCGCATCCGCCCGCGCAATCGCGGGATAACCGCTGCCGTAGCGTAGATGGCCGAAAAACTGGGGATGCTGAAGCAACGGTTCCAGTTCGGTGTTCGGCCGATTCCCGGTTAACAGGCCGGCCAGGCTTATCGTCAGCGCCGGCTTGGACTTGGCCTGGCCGTGGCGGCGCAAAAGACCGAACAGGGCCGGCATCAGCTGCTGGCCATCGCCGCCAGTCGCCCCGCCCAGGCGCAGCCTTACGGCGACGCCGGCCGCGAGCGCCGGCTCGACCGCTGCCGGCGCCACCCAGGCCGGATCGTGATCGGGGCGGCGCAGCTGGCCCACGGCCACATCGAGACGCATGTGATGCGCCGCCATCACCTTGTAGACCGCCTTTGCCGCCTTGCCATCCAGGTTGATCCGCTGCGCGACCGGCCACCAGCGCACGTCCTTGACCCCGGCCTTGGCCCAGCGTTTGATCGCGGCCAGTGCATCCGGCTGACGCGGGTGAATCGACACCTCGGTCACGAGCGCCTTCGGCGCACGCTTGGCAAGCCAGGCGACATAACGATTCGACACCATCGGCTCGGACTGATCGTCCAGCGGCGCGCCCTGCTTGTCGAACACGCCGGCCCGGCCGGTGATCTCGGCGCGATACGGCTTCGGCATGGCGCGTATCTGGCGCAGCAGGCGCGAGATGTAGTCGGCGTCGGCAGTATCGTCGCTGACGATGCCGGCGGCGCGATCGCGCAGCATCCGCGATAACCACACGCTGATCCCTGGCATGCCGTGGCCGCTTTCCTGGCTGTCGTTGGCAAAATCCGGCCCGGACAGTTGCCCGCGCGACACGATCCCGACGCCATGATCCACCACCGCGTGACCGTCGGTGCCGGCAAACGCCTGCTTGATCAGCTTCTGCGAGGCGGCCGGCAGCACCCAGGCCGCATCCTCCGGGGCATGGGTCCAGCCCGCGCCATGCCGGGCCATCCAGTGCGGCCACCACAACACGACCAGCAATGCCAGGGCGAGCACCGCGGTCAGAAAGCCCCAGGCCAACGTCGTTCGCCGCCGGGCAATGAACCGTCGCATACGCACGCCTCAGGCGGCCGCGGCCTGGTCGATCGACTCGGCGTGATGACAGGCCACCACGCCGCCGCGCAACGGACGCGCCTGCGGCACCTCGCGGGCGCAATCGGCCTGCGCCCAGGGGCAGCGCGTCCGAAACACGCAGCCCGAGGGCGGATCGGCCGGCGACGGCAGATCCCCCGGCAGGCGAATGCGCCGACGCGCGCGCTCGGCTTCCAGATCGGGGCGCGGCACGGCCGACAGCAGCGCCTTGGTATAGGGATGCCGCGGCGCATCGAACAATTGATCTGCCGGCGCCTGTTCCATCAGCCGGCCGAGATACATCACGCGCACGTCGTGGCTGATCTGGCGCACCACGGCCAGATCGTGGGCAATGAACAGCATGGCGACGCCGGTCTCGCGCTGGAGTGCCATGAGCAACTCGACGATACGCGCCTGGATGGAAACATCGAGCGCGGATACCGGTTCGTCGCAGATCAGCACCCTGGGCTCGACCACCAACGCCCGGGCGATACCGATGCGCTGACACTGCCCGCCGGAGAACTCGTGCGGATAGCGGTTCAGGTGGGCCCGGGTGAGCCCCACGCGATCGAGCATCTCGGCCACACGCTGGCGACGCTCGGCGCGCGATAGCGCCGGATGCAGATGGCGCAGCGGCTCGGCCACGATCTGGCCGACCGTCATACGCGGGTCGAGGCTGGCGAGCGGATCCTGGAAGATCATCTGCACCTCGCGGCGCAGCGCCTGCCAATCGCGATTCGAGCCGGCCGTGATATCGCGCTCGCCCAGATGCAGCGTGCCGGCGGTGATCGGCGCCAGCCCGGTAAGCGCCCGGGCCAGGGTCGACTTGCCGCAGCCGGACTCACCCACCAATCCGAGCGTGTGCCCGGCCCGCAGCTCGAGGCTCGCCCCGTCGACGGCGCGCAGTACCGGGGCGCTCTGCCAGGGCCAGTCCGCACGCAGCGGAAAATGGACCTTGATATCGTGAGCGGAAAGAACCGGTTGGCTGGGCATGGGGCGGAACTCGCGAAGAACGGCAGACATCGAATGGTACGCTGGAACGGCATACGCGCCCACCCGGATGCGGCCCTGAACAGCGCGAACGGAACATTGCTTGCGTACCGCTATCGGCAGGCCACCATACAAGAACCGGGCCAGACAGTCGCTTCCACGATCAGCGAAGCGTGACGATCAACAAGGTAAGGCATGAACCGCGCGGCACCGACGGATCTCTCCGTATTGAGCTTCAACATGCAGGTCGGCGTCGGCACCAAGCGCTATCGCGAATACGTCACGCGCGGCTGGCGGCACGTACTGCCGAGCCAGGGCGTGCGCGACAACCTCGCACGCATCGCCGATCTGCTGGGCGATCACGACATCATCGGGCTGCAGGAGATCGATGCCGGCAGCCGCCGCAGCCGCTACGAGAACCAGATCCAGGCTCTGGCCGAGCAGGCTGGCTTCGCCTATTGGCGGGTCCAGGTCAATCGCGATCTGGGCCGGGTGGCCCAGCACGGGCTGGGATTGATCAGCCGGTATCAACCGTTTTCGGTCACCGAGCACAAGCTGCCGGGCCGCCTGCCGGGGCGCGGCGCGCTGGTGGCGCGCTTCGGCTCGCCGGAGCACGCCCTGACCGTGGTGGTCACCCATCTGTCGCTGGGCGCGGGCAGCCGGAGCCAGCAACTGGCGGCCATCTGCGACATGGTGGCCGAGGACACGCACGTCATCGTCATGGGCGACACCAATTGCAGCGCGCACGATCTACTGGCCGACCCCGCGCTGGCCGCCAGCGGGCTGTGCGTCTACGACCGGCCGCTGCCCACCTTTCCAAGCTGGCGCCCCCGGCGCGGAATCGACCATGTGCTCACGTCGGCGTCGCTGCCAGTGCAACGGGCCGGGGTGATCGACACCCTGCTCTCCGATCACCGCCCGGTCGAGATGTGCATCAGTCTGCCGCGCGATCTCGGCCGGGCCCTGGCGGGCGCGGATTCGGCCGCTGCGGGCTGAAAAGCCCATGGCCACAGGCGCCGGCGCACGGCAGCCGGCCACGGGCGCTATAGATACGGCGAAAACAACCAGAAGAACGAATCGCGCAGGCGCGTAGGCAAACGCCGGGCCGTGGCGTCCTTGTGCGTATAGACTTTGCTGCGCTCGATGGTGGCGGTCACATGCGCGGCCAGCGTGGCGATGGTTTCGACGTGGAACAGCTCGACGGCCAGCTCGAAATTCAATCGCAGACTGCGCGGGTCGATGTTCGGCGAACCGATCAGCGCATAATCGTGGTCGATGATGAACAACTTGGTATGCGCGAACGGCGGCGGCTGGAAGTACACATGGACCCCGCGCGCCACCAGCTCGCCCAGATCGTGATGCGCCGCCCAGGCCACCGGCGGCAGGTTGTTGCGCTCCGGCAGCACGATCGAGACCTCGACACCGCGCAGCGCCGCGGCCTGCAACACGCCCACCAGGGCCGAGCCCGGAAGAAAATAAGGGGTGACGATCAACACCCGCTCATAGGCGCTGGACACCGCGGTCACGAGCAACGTGCTCAACCGTTCGATATCGTGGGTGGGCCCGTTCTCGATCGTGCGACAGGCGGCATGCCCCATCGCCGGCAGCACGCGCTGGCTGACTGCGCTCTGCTGGCCGGTGGCGAACGCCCAGTCGGACAAAAACACCGCCTCGATCTGGCGCACAATGGGGCCGGAGAGCCGGAAATGCATGTCGGCCACGCCGCCGACGCTGGAGACGAAATGCCGGTCCCCGATATTCATGCCGCCGGTGAACGCGATACCGCCGTCGGTGACCAGGATCTTGCGATGATTGCGCAGATTCAGGCGCAGCGCTGGCGGCCACAGCCGTGGCGGCAGGAAACGGGCGACCGTAATCCCCTCGGCTTCGAGCTCGCCAACCGGACGCTTGCCCGGCCATGCATACCATTCGCCCACGCCGTCGATCAGCACGCGCACGTCCACGCCGCGGTCGACGGCGCGTGACAGCGTCTTGATGAATCGCTGCCCGACGCGGTTCGTCTCGAAGATATAGGTGGTCAGATAGACGAAATCCGTGGCCGCCTCGATCGCCTCGATCATCGGCGGATAGGCCTTGTCGCCATTGTTGAGCACATCCGCCCGATTGCCGCCGACCACCGGCCACGCGGACAAGCGATCGCC is from Salinisphaera sp. LB1 and encodes:
- a CDS encoding M48 family metallopeptidase encodes the protein MTRPMHRMLVIVLFTAVLAGCTTSPTGRSQLKLFGAQKMAAMGDQSYAELKQKTPIDHNAADNRFVDCVARAITSVPGVDKATNGPWHVTVFKSKQINAFALPGGNIGVYSGLLPVTRNGAQLAAVIGHEVGHVLAGHPNERMSEQYATQGGLSVLSAALGGASSASNQALMSALGVGAQVGILLPFSRAQESEADLIGLELMARAGFDPRQSVKLWQNMTAASHGQQPNQFLSTHPSNDNRIQALEAHMNKAMQLYHQANHHPHCPHP
- a CDS encoding RNA-binding protein, which produces MNIYVGNLSWNTTDDDLRTAFEAFGEVSSAKVIMDRETGRSRGFGFVEMSDDNAARQAIEGMNDKDLQGRSLRVNEARPRDDRPRGPRRF
- a CDS encoding ABC transporter ATP-binding protein, giving the protein MSAVLREFRPMPSQPVLSAHDIKVHFPLRADWPWQSAPVLRAVDGASLELRAGHTLGLVGESGCGKSTLARALTGLAPITAGTLHLGERDITAGSNRDWQALRREVQMIFQDPLASLDPRMTVGQIVAEPLRHLHPALSRAERRQRVAEMLDRVGLTRAHLNRYPHEFSGGQCQRIGIARALVVEPRVLICDEPVSALDVSIQARIVELLMALQRETGVAMLFIAHDLAVVRQISHDVRVMYLGRLMEQAPADQLFDAPRHPYTKALLSAVPRPDLEAERARRRIRLPGDLPSPADPPSGCVFRTRCPWAQADCAREVPQARPLRGGVVACHHAESIDQAAAA
- a CDS encoding endonuclease/exonuclease/phosphatase family protein; the encoded protein is MNRAAPTDLSVLSFNMQVGVGTKRYREYVTRGWRHVLPSQGVRDNLARIADLLGDHDIIGLQEIDAGSRRSRYENQIQALAEQAGFAYWRVQVNRDLGRVAQHGLGLISRYQPFSVTEHKLPGRLPGRGALVARFGSPEHALTVVVTHLSLGAGSRSQQLAAICDMVAEDTHVIVMGDTNCSAHDLLADPALAASGLCVYDRPLPTFPSWRPRRGIDHVLTSASLPVQRAGVIDTLLSDHRPVEMCISLPRDLGRALAGADSAAAG
- a CDS encoding phosphatidylserine/phosphatidylglycerophosphate/cardiolipin synthase family protein, which produces MITAEAVLAGIEFWLPIAIVVGSAVTAAAHALLTRETPSSAFGWIGISLLFPPLGPLLYYMFGVNRVRIRAQRLDRASRHGLGARRPGANAVLRDYRSFIGHRRLGLAAAGDRLSAWPVVGGNRADVLNNGDKAYPPMIEAIEAATDFVYLTTYIFETNRVGQRFIKTLSRAVDRGVDVRVLIDGVGEWYAWPGKRPVGELEAEGITVARFLPPRLWPPALRLNLRNHRKILVTDGGIAFTGGMNIGDRHFVSSVGGVADMHFRLSGPIVRQIEAVFLSDWAFATGQQSAVSQRVLPAMGHAACRTIENGPTHDIERLSTLLVTAVSSAYERVLIVTPYFLPGSALVGVLQAAALRGVEVSIVLPERNNLPPVAWAAHHDLGELVARGVHVYFQPPPFAHTKLFIIDHDYALIGSPNIDPRSLRLNFELAVELFHVETIATLAAHVTATIERSKVYTHKDATARRLPTRLRDSFFWLFSPYL